The genomic segment AGGCGGCGCGGCTGGACGGAGCCGGTGAGCTGCGGCTCTTCACCACCGTGATCATGCCGCTGGGCGGCCCCGCCATCGCCTCGCTGGGCATCTTCCAGTTCCTGTGGGTGTGGAACGACATGCTGGTGGCGCTGATCTTCGCCGACAGCGACTCGCAGCCGATCACCGTCGCCCTACAGCAGCAGGTCAGGCAGTTCGGCAGCAACATCGACATCCTCGCGCCGGGCGCGTTCGTGTCCATGGTCATCCCGCTCGTGGTGTTCTTCGCCTTCCAGCGGCAGTTCGTCTCGGGGGTGATGGCCGGCGCCGTGAAGTAGCCCGCGCCCACCGGCGGGAAGCTCACCCCTGGACGCCGTAACCAGATCACTCTCCGCGACGTTGCGCCCCATATAACGGGCACAGGCCGCGTACGTCATTGTTCATCCGATAACCGAGCAATCCTCGTGTGTACGCGGGCGCCCGTCCACAGCGCCCGCGTCAACACCTGGATGTCCCTTGCCCCGGTTCAGCGTCATCGTTCCCGCCTACAAGGTTCAGGCCTATCTGCACGCCTGCCTGGAATCCGTAACGACTCAGTCCTTCACCGACTTCGAGCTGATCGTGGTGAACGACGGCTCACCGGACGGCAGCGGCGACATCATCGACGAGTTCGCCGGCCGCGACCGCCGGATCACCGCCATCCACCTCCCCGAGAACGTCGGCCCCGGCCACGCCCGCAACGCCGGGCTGATCCGCGCCACCGGCGACTACCTGCTCTTCCTCGACGGCGACGACAGCCTCGCCCCCGGCTCCCTGCTGGCGATCACCGACCGCCTCAAGGAGACCGGTGGCCCCGACATCCTCGTCTTCGACTACGAGCGCACCTACTGGAACGGCGAAGCACGGCGCAACGGCCTCGCCGGGCACCTGAGCCAGACCGGACCGGAGACGTTCACCCTCGGCGACCGCCCGGAACTGCTCCAGCTCCTCACCGTCGTCTGGAACAAGGCCTACCGCCGGGAGTTCGCCGAGCGGGTGGACCTCACCTTCCCGCCCGGCTACTACGAGGCCACCGCGTGGACGTACCCGGCGCTGCTGGCCGCCGGCACCATCGCCGTCCTGGACCAGGTGTGCGTCCGCTACCGGCAGCGCCGCCGCGGCACCCTCCTCGGCACCACCAGCCGCCGGCACTTCGACATCTTCAAGCAGTACGACCGGGTCTTCGCCTTCCTCGACAGCCATCCCCGGCTGGAGCACTGGCGGCCCGCCCTCTTCCGCCGGATGCTCGACCACCTCACCACCGTCTACAACTCCCCCGACCGGCTGCCGCGCTCCTCGCGCGCCGACTACTTCAAACGGTGCCGCGCCTACTACCGCCGGCACCGCCCGCGGGCCTTCCGCGCCCCCACCCCCTTCGGCCAGGCCGGACTGCGCTACCTCCTGGTGCGCCTCGGGGCCCGCCGCGCCTTCCAGGCGCTCGGCGGCGTCCACCGGACGCGGCTGCGGGCCCAGGCCCGGGTCGCCGCCCGGTACGGCCGGATCCGCGAGGCGGCGCTGCGGCTGCACTACCGCCTCCAGCGGCGCGGCGCCCTCGACCAGGAGCTGGCGGTCTTCGCCGCGTACGGGGACCGCGGCTACGTCTGCAACCCGGCGGCGATCGAGACCCGGCTGCGCGAGCTGGCGCCGCACATCCGCACCGCCTGGGTCACCACCCCCGAGCACGCCCACACCCTGCCGCCGGGCGTACGCCGCCTGCAGCCGGGCTCGGCCGCGTACTGGACGGCGATGGCCCGGGCCAAGTACCTGGTCACCAACGACGACCTGCACCCCCGCTACACCAAGCGCGCCGGCCAGCTCACCCTCCAGACCCACCACGGCACCCCGCTCAAGCACATGGGCCTGGACCTGCGGGACTTCCCGGCCGCCGCGAAGTCGACGGACTTCGAACACGTCCTCGCCCAGGCGGATCTCTGGGACTACAACCTGTCCTCCAGCCGGCACTCCAGCCTCACCTGGGAACGCGCCTACCCCTCCGGCTTCACCACCCTGGAGTACGGCCAGCCCCGCAACGACGTCTACCAGCGGGCCACCACCGACGACGTGCTCCGCATCCGCGCCGACCTGGGCATTCCGCGCGACTCCACGGCGGTGCTCTACGCACCCACCCACCGCGACTACCGAGCCGGTTTCCACGCCGATCTCGACGTGGAGCGGATCGCCCGCGAACTTGGCCCCGGATTCACGGTCCTGATGCGCACACATCACCTCTACGACACCGGCGCCCAGCACGCTGCCGGACAGCCGGTCTTCCTCGATGTGTCCCGGCACCCGTCCGTCGAGCAGCTGTGCCTGGCCTCGGACGTGCTGCTCACCGACTATTCGTCGCTGATGTTCGACTACGCCAATCTCGACCGGCCCATCGTCATCCATGCCGAGGACTGGGAGGTCTACCGTGCCTCGCGCGGAGCCTACTTCGACATCACCGCGCACCCGCCCGGCCTCCTCGCGCGCAGCGAGGACGAGTTGATCGACATCCTCGCGACCGACGCCTGGCGCGGGCCCCGCTCGGCCCAGCTGCGCGCCGCGTTCCGCGAACGGTTCTGCCCGTACGACGACGGATACGCCGCGGAACGCGTCGTCCGCCGGCTGTTCCTGGAGAACCGCGGCGACACCCTCCCGTCGGTGATCCCGCTCCAGGACCGCCGCCCGGCGCCCGCCCCCGGCCAGGTGCGCGCGCTGTCCAGCCGCCCGCACACCGGATCCCTCTCCGCCTCACTCGCGCCCAGCTGAACGGAACACCCATGGAAGCCCCCACCAAGCCCACCGAGCAGCTCCCCACCCCCACCGAACTGGCCGAGGTGAAGGGCTGGTTCTTCCCGGCCGACCAGCTGCTCTTCGACTGGCTCCTCAGCCGACAGCAGGAGCGCACCGAGCCGGGCGACCTGCTGGAAGTGGGGGTGTACATGGGCAAGAGCGCCATCTTCACGGGCTCCTACCGCCGCGAGGGAGAGCGCTTCACGGTCTGCGACCTGTTCGACGCGCCCGCCGAGGACAGCGACAACAGCGCCGAGATGGCCAGGTCGTACTCCACCCTCACCCGGCGGGCGTTCGAGGCGAACTACCTCTCCTTCCACGAGGAGCTGCCGACGGTCGTCCAGGGCCTGTCCTCGGTGGTGCCCGACCATGTCACCGCCGACAGCTGCCGGTTCGTCCACATCGACGCCTCGCACCTCTACGAGCACGTCCACGCGGACATCACCGACGCCCGGGACCTGCTGAAGGCGCACGGCGTGGTCGTCCTCGACGACTTCCGCGCCGAGCACTGCCCCGGCGTCGCCGCCGCGGCCTGGCAGGCCGTGACCACCGGCGGGCTGCACGTCATCTGCATCACCGAGCGGAAGCTCTACGGCACCTGGGGCGACCCGGCGGCCGTGCGCGCCGAGCTGCTGACCTGGCTGGAGACCCGCGAGGACCTCTGGCACGAGGTGCAGACCGTCGCCGGCGAGCAGCTCATCCGGATCAACGGGCGGAAGGCCGCCCTCCCCGCCCAGCCCGCCTCCCGCCACCAGGGCACCATCCCGGCCGAGGCCGCCCCGGTGGCGATCCCGGCACCGGCACCCGCGGCGCCCGCGCCCGCGAAGCGCCGCCGCTCCCCGCTGCGGCGCTTCGCGGTGAACGTGCTGCCGCCGTTCATCACGAAGGCGGTGGTGAGCCGCCGCGGCTGACGACCGGGCGGGGCAACACCACTTTCCGGGCGACTACGTTGGGCGACTGAGCGGCTACGCTATGTCGACCAGATCGCCACGCCGGGTCGAGCAGGCCCGGCGACGGGAGGGGACGGGCTCGGAGAGCCCGTCCCCGGCACCCGCACCCCGCCCGGAAAGGCCCCAGCCGCCGTATGACGCCCCGACTGACCGTCGTCGTCCCCGTCCACCACGTCGAGCAGCACCTGGAGGCATGCCTCCGGTCGGTCGCGGAACAGACGCTGGACGCACTCGATGTGGTGATGGTCGACGTGGTGGACGGGGACGCGGACCGCGCCCCGGAGATCGCGCGGCGGTTCGCCGAGAACGACCGGCGCTTCCGGCTGGTACGCACCGCGCGGCCGGACCCGCGGGGCCTCGGTCACGCCCGCAACACGGGAGCAGGGCAGGCGGATCCCCGCACCACGTACCTGACCTTCCTCGACGGGGACGACGCCCTCCCGCCCCGCACGTACGAGAAGCTGGTGACCCGGCTGGACCGCTCGCGCGCGGACCTCGCGACCGCCTTCCGAACCACCGGCACGGGCACCACCCACATCACCCGGGACCTCACCCTCCTCGCGGACCGTTCGGCGACGAACAAGGTGTTCCGCCGCACCTTCTGGGACCGCCACGCCCTCACGTTCCCCGAAGACGTCCGCCACGAGGACGGCGCGGTCACGATCCCCGCGCACTTCCTCGCCGAAGCCGTCGACGTCCTGCCCGAGCGGGTGCGCGACCGCCCCGGCCCCGGCCCGGCGACCCGTCGCCGCACCGACGTCCAGGACCTGCGGGACCACCTCGCGGCCGTCGACGGCGTCAGCCGTTTCCTTGCGGAGAAGCCGGCATCGACGCACCAGCGGGAGGCGGGCAAGCTGGAGTACGACCGTTCCGTCCTCTCCGGTGACCTGCTGGACCGCGCCGCCGCGCTGCCGATGGCCGGCCCCGAGTACCGCGAGGTCTTCATGGACCGCGCCCGGGACTTCCTCACCCGCGTCGACCCCGCCCTCCTGGGCGAACTCCCGGTAGGACCGCGGATCACCTGCCACCTCATCCGCGAGGGCCGGCTTGACGACCTGCTCGCCGTGCTGGCGCACGAGGAGCGCAACCACGCCGGCTTCACCGTCGCGGGCCCCCCGCTCCGCAGGCGCGCCGAGATCCCCGACGGCGCGGGCGCCGGTGGCACGATCCGGCTGCCGCACGACGTGGCCGCGCTGTCCGCGGCCGACCTCTCCGTACGGTCCCGCCTCCTGGAAACGCGCTGGCAGGACGGCAAGCTCGTGCTCAGGGGCTATGCGTACATCCAGAACCTCGACGTCTCCGCGAAGCGCAGGTCGCTGAAGACCGCGGTCCTGACGTCGGGCCGCCGCAAACTCCTGGTACCGCTGCGTACCGTGCCGGTGCCGGAGGCCACGGACGCCTCGCGGCAGGAGCAGCACTGCTACGACTGGTCCGGCTTCGAGATCACCGTCGACCCCAAGCGGCTGCGGCGCGGCGGCCGGTGGACCGCGGGCCGGTGGCGGCTGGGCGTCACCGTGGCGACCTCCGGCGTCGTCAGGACCACCGAGGTGCACGCCGGGGACACCGGCTCGGGCGCCTCACCGGTGCCGCATCCGCTGGGCGACGGGCTGCGCCTCGTCCCCTGCTTCGAGGACGGCCGGCTGCGGCTGTCGGTCGAACCGGCCGACGTCCGGCTGACCGGCCATCACGCACTGGACGACGACACCGTCGAAGTGCTCGCCGTCAACAGCGGCAGGGAGCAGCCGCGCACCCTGCTGCTGACCCACCGCGCCTCCGGAACGTTCTTCGAATACCCCGCCGTCTGCCGCCCGGCCGGCACCGCAGGAAGGCCCGGAAGCGTCGTCACCAGCCGGTTCTCCCTCGCGGACCTGGCGACCGCCCGCGCCACCGCCCCCGCCCCGACCCCCGCCGACGGCAGCGGCGCCCGCACCGACGGCCCGCCGGGCGCCTCCCCCGGGGCGAGCGCGACCTGGGACGTCGCCTTCACCCTGACCGACGGATCGGCCCGGATCGCCGTCGGCCCGTCGCTGTCGCCCGGCCGGTACGCGCTCGGCACCGACCCGCTGCTCGGCGGGCTCCGCCGTGAGCTGGTCCTCGGCGTCACCGCCGCGGGTGACCTGGAGCTGCGGGACCGTACGCTCCGGGCGGTGGCCGACCAGGTGGGGCTGCGGGCGGACGGTTCGCTGCTCATCGAGGGCGAGCTGCCGGCCATGACCCCCGCGGGAGCCGAGCTGGTACTGCGGCACGGCACGCACCGGGCGGAAGCCGCCTTCCCGGTCACCGCGGACGGGGACCGCTTCAGCGTGACCGTCCGGCCCGCGGAGGCCGCGCCGACCGAGGGCCACTGGTACCTCCACCTGCGCACCGGCAGCGCGGACGGCGCCGACGTCACCGCAGAGACCCCCGTCCACGTGGCCCCCAGCGCGTTCCCGTCCCTTCCGCTCCCGCTCCCGGTCCCGACGCGGCAGCCGGACGCCGACCGGGCCCTCACGCTGGACCGCCGCTGCCACGACCAGCTGTTCCTGGACGCCGGTCCCGCCGTGGCGCCGGAGGACCGCGGCCCGTACCGCGGGCGGCTGCTGCGCGAGCGGCACTATCCGCAGGCCCGCGCCCGTACGCTGCGCGACACCGTGCTGTACAGCAGCTTCGACGGGCGCCAGTACTCGGACTCGCCGCGTGCCGTGCACGAGGAGCTGGTGCGCCGCGGCGCCGCCCTGGACCACCTGTGGGTGGTCGGCGACGCCCGTGTGCAGCTGCCGCCCACGGCGCGCGCCGTCACCCACGGCAGCGCGGCGTGGCACGAGGCGCTCGCCCGCAGCCGGCACCTCGTCACCAACACCCATCTGCCCGCCTGGTTCGAGCGGCGCGAGGGGCAGCGGGTCGTCCAGACCTGGCACGGCACCCCCGTCAAGCGGATCGGCCAGGACCTGGCCGGCACCCTGTGCGCCGACCTGGCCCACCTGTGGCCGCAGCCCCGGCGCGGCCACCAGTGGGACGTACTGCTCTCCCCGAACCCGTACAGCACCCCGCTGCTGCGCCAGGCGCTCGGTTACGACGGTGAGGTCGTCGAGACCGGGCTGCCGCGCACCGATCTGCTCTTCGCCGACGACCGGGACAAGCTCGCCGAGGAGGTCCGCACCCGGCTCTGTCTCCCGGCGGGCAAGCGGGTCGTCCTGTACGCCCCCACCCAGCGCGACGACCGGGCGTACGACGACCGGCACTACCGGCTGGACCTGGCCCTGGACCTCGCCGCCGCCGAGTCGGCGCTCGCCGCCGACCACGTGCTCCTGGTGCGCGCCCATCCGCTGGTCGCGGACCGGGTGCCGGTCAACGGCGGCGGCTTCGCCCATGACGTGTCCGGCTACCCGGATCTCGCGGAGCTGCTGCTGATCGCGGACGTGCTCGTCACCGACTACTCGTCCGTGATGACCGACTTCGCGAACACCGGGCGCCCCATGCTGTTCCTCACCCCGGACCTGGACCACTACCGGGACACCGTGCGCGGTTTCTACCTCGATTTCGAGGCCCAGGCGCCCGGCCCGCTGCTGCGCAGCACCGACGATCTGATCGGCGCGCTGCGCGATCTGGACTCCGTCACCGTGCGAAGTGCGGAGAGCTACGCCCGCTTCCGCACCGCCTTCTGCCCCCTGGATGACGGCTCGGCCGCCTCCCGAGTCGCTGACCTGCTGCTTTCCGATCACAGCTGAGGGCCCGCCGGCCACCGTGCCCGTCGGCCCTGGTGTTTGCGTTCTCCGCGCTGCTAGCGTTCACGGAGAGTGCCTCCCGTCCAGGTCGGCTCGGACAAGGCCGCCCATCGCCGGTCTCCGGGCCGAGACGTCCTCTTGTCACCCAGCGTTCTTCCCGTTCATCCCAGAGAAAGCTACTCCGGCTGATGTCCGACACCTCGCAGGACCGTAAGAGCACCGCAGACGCCAACTACACCGAGCGTCTGGCGACCCTGGAAAAGGCCGGCATCAAGCGGCTGCTTCCCACGCAGGCCCCGTACCGCTGGAACCTGCGCCGCCTGAAGCTGGGCCGGGTGCTCGACATCGGCTGCGGACTGGGCCGCAACCTGCAGAACTGCGGTCCGGACAGCGTGGGCGTCGATCACAACCCGACGTCGGTGGCGACCGCCCGTGAGCGCGGTCTGACCGCGTACACCCCGGAGGAGCTGGCCGAGGCAGCGGACTGCGGTCCCGGTTCGTTCGACAGCCTGCTGTGCGCGCACGTGCTGGAGCACCTGGACGAGGACGTCGCGTCCGGTCTGCTCGCCCAGTACCTGCCGTTTGTGAAGCCCGGCGGCTCGGTGGTCCTGATCACCCCGCAGGAGGCCGGCTACCGCACGGACGCCACGCATGTGCGCTTCATCGGCTTCGAGGAACTGCGGGCCTACGCCGCCGACGCGGGTCTGACCACGCAGCGCACGTACTCCTTCCCGTTCCCCCGCGCCGCCGGGAAGGTCTTCCCCTACAACGAGTTCGTCCTGGTCTCCTCGGCTCCGGCGGCCTGACCGGCCGCACCCCGCGAACCAGCCGCGCCCCCGCCCACCCGGTCCGCCGGGAGGGCGGGGGCGCGATCGTTCCCACCGGACGGAAAGCGGCCGTGGAGCAGCCGTTTCCTGGCCGGATTCCCGTGCCATGCACAGGAGTTCGGACCGATAGCATCGTCCCTCGATCGCCAATCGGGGGTGCCGGACATCGCCAGCAACGACAGCGACAGCGGCGGCGCGCCCGGCGCTCTCGGCGCGCTGCGTCCGGAGGACCCCCGCGAGATCGCCGGGTACCGGCTGCTCGCCAGGATCGGCGAGGGCGGCCTGGGCACCGTCTACCTGTCGCACACCCCGGGCGGGCAGCCCGCGGCCCTGAAGGTGATCCGCGGGGAGTACGCGCGGGACAAGGAGTTCCGCCGGCGTTTCCAGCGGGACGTGCGGGCCGCACGGGACGTACGGGGCTACCACGTCGTCCCGATCGTCGGCCATGACTCCGCCGGGGACCGGCCCTGGCTGGCCACCGCCTACATACCCGGTCTCTCCCTCGACGACGCGCTCACCGCCTTCGGGCCGCTGCCGCTGCCCGCCGCCCTGCAGCTGACCGGCTGTGTGGCCGAGGGGCTGCGCGCGGTGCACGCCGGCGGGATCGTCCACCGTGATCTCCAGCCGGGCAACGTCCTGCTCAGCGACGACGGTCCCTGGCTGGCCGATTTCGGTATAGCGCGGGCCGCCGAATCCAGCCGTCTGACGCGTGGCCGCGGCCTCATCACGACCCCGCAGTACATGTCGCCCGAGCACGCCAACGGGGACGCCCTCACCCCCGCGACCGACGTCTTCTCGCTCGGCCTGCTCGCCGCGGTGGCGGCGACCGGCCGCCATCCGTACGGCGACGGCGGTCCCGGCGGCCCCATCAGCCTCGCCACCCGGATCGCCAACACCGCCCTTCGCCCGCCGGACCTGTCCGGCTACCCGGACCTGTTGCGGCCGGTGCTGGAGCGCTGTCTGGCCGCCGAGCCCGCCGACCGGCCCGAGCCCGCCGAACTGGCCGGGCTGTGCGAGCGGGCCGCCGGACGGCCGCTGCGCGACGTCACCGGCTGGCTGCCCGAACCGCTGACGGCGGAGATCGCCCGGCGTGCGGCCGCCGCCCAGCGGCCGCCCGAGCCGGAATCCATGACATTCGGCGGCCCGGCAGCGGACCCGTCCGCCGAGCCGGCCGCCGGCAACCTCTTCGGCCCGGTCGTCTCCACCTGGTCCAACTGGGGCACCGCCACACCCGACATCCCGCCGGTGGGCGGCAAGTACCGCCAGCAGACGCTGCTCGCGATCGCCGGCAGCGTCGTCGCACTGCTCCTCGCGGTCACCCTGACCTTCGCCTTCGTACGGAACGGCGAAGGCGACCACCCGCCACCGGCCACCCCTTCACCGGCGCCCGGCACCTCGCGGTGCTGCGGAACGCCGGTATCACCCCAGGGGCCGACACCGAGCTCAACCCTGCCGGGAACACCCGGCTGACGCGCCCCGGACGCGGGAACGCCGGCCGGGCCCCGGTGTACGGGGTCCGGCCGGCGTTCACGGTCCTGCGCCGGCGAGGGGTCTGTCCGGCCCCCGCCTCAGCGGCGGGCGCGCAGCAGCGTACGGAACGTCCGCATCGCGACCGACAGGTTCGCGAGGTCGAACTCCTCCGAGCCCTGGATCTCCTCGAGGGTGGTCCTGGCGCGGCCGATGAGCGCCGC from the Streptomyces sp. RKAG293 genome contains:
- a CDS encoding bifunctional glycosyltransferase/CDP-glycerol:glycerophosphate glycerophosphotransferase is translated as MPRFSVIVPAYKVQAYLHACLESVTTQSFTDFELIVVNDGSPDGSGDIIDEFAGRDRRITAIHLPENVGPGHARNAGLIRATGDYLLFLDGDDSLAPGSLLAITDRLKETGGPDILVFDYERTYWNGEARRNGLAGHLSQTGPETFTLGDRPELLQLLTVVWNKAYRREFAERVDLTFPPGYYEATAWTYPALLAAGTIAVLDQVCVRYRQRRRGTLLGTTSRRHFDIFKQYDRVFAFLDSHPRLEHWRPALFRRMLDHLTTVYNSPDRLPRSSRADYFKRCRAYYRRHRPRAFRAPTPFGQAGLRYLLVRLGARRAFQALGGVHRTRLRAQARVAARYGRIREAALRLHYRLQRRGALDQELAVFAAYGDRGYVCNPAAIETRLRELAPHIRTAWVTTPEHAHTLPPGVRRLQPGSAAYWTAMARAKYLVTNDDLHPRYTKRAGQLTLQTHHGTPLKHMGLDLRDFPAAAKSTDFEHVLAQADLWDYNLSSSRHSSLTWERAYPSGFTTLEYGQPRNDVYQRATTDDVLRIRADLGIPRDSTAVLYAPTHRDYRAGFHADLDVERIARELGPGFTVLMRTHHLYDTGAQHAAGQPVFLDVSRHPSVEQLCLASDVLLTDYSSLMFDYANLDRPIVIHAEDWEVYRASRGAYFDITAHPPGLLARSEDELIDILATDAWRGPRSAQLRAAFRERFCPYDDGYAAERVVRRLFLENRGDTLPSVIPLQDRRPAPAPGQVRALSSRPHTGSLSASLAPS
- a CDS encoding class I SAM-dependent methyltransferase, producing the protein MEAPTKPTEQLPTPTELAEVKGWFFPADQLLFDWLLSRQQERTEPGDLLEVGVYMGKSAIFTGSYRREGERFTVCDLFDAPAEDSDNSAEMARSYSTLTRRAFEANYLSFHEELPTVVQGLSSVVPDHVTADSCRFVHIDASHLYEHVHADITDARDLLKAHGVVVLDDFRAEHCPGVAAAAWQAVTTGGLHVICITERKLYGTWGDPAAVRAELLTWLETREDLWHEVQTVAGEQLIRINGRKAALPAQPASRHQGTIPAEAAPVAIPAPAPAAPAPAKRRRSPLRRFAVNVLPPFITKAVVSRRG
- a CDS encoding bifunctional glycosyltransferase family 2 protein/CDP-glycerol:glycerophosphate glycerophosphotransferase; translation: MTPRLTVVVPVHHVEQHLEACLRSVAEQTLDALDVVMVDVVDGDADRAPEIARRFAENDRRFRLVRTARPDPRGLGHARNTGAGQADPRTTYLTFLDGDDALPPRTYEKLVTRLDRSRADLATAFRTTGTGTTHITRDLTLLADRSATNKVFRRTFWDRHALTFPEDVRHEDGAVTIPAHFLAEAVDVLPERVRDRPGPGPATRRRTDVQDLRDHLAAVDGVSRFLAEKPASTHQREAGKLEYDRSVLSGDLLDRAAALPMAGPEYREVFMDRARDFLTRVDPALLGELPVGPRITCHLIREGRLDDLLAVLAHEERNHAGFTVAGPPLRRRAEIPDGAGAGGTIRLPHDVAALSAADLSVRSRLLETRWQDGKLVLRGYAYIQNLDVSAKRRSLKTAVLTSGRRKLLVPLRTVPVPEATDASRQEQHCYDWSGFEITVDPKRLRRGGRWTAGRWRLGVTVATSGVVRTTEVHAGDTGSGASPVPHPLGDGLRLVPCFEDGRLRLSVEPADVRLTGHHALDDDTVEVLAVNSGREQPRTLLLTHRASGTFFEYPAVCRPAGTAGRPGSVVTSRFSLADLATARATAPAPTPADGSGARTDGPPGASPGASATWDVAFTLTDGSARIAVGPSLSPGRYALGTDPLLGGLRRELVLGVTAAGDLELRDRTLRAVADQVGLRADGSLLIEGELPAMTPAGAELVLRHGTHRAEAAFPVTADGDRFSVTVRPAEAAPTEGHWYLHLRTGSADGADVTAETPVHVAPSAFPSLPLPLPVPTRQPDADRALTLDRRCHDQLFLDAGPAVAPEDRGPYRGRLLRERHYPQARARTLRDTVLYSSFDGRQYSDSPRAVHEELVRRGAALDHLWVVGDARVQLPPTARAVTHGSAAWHEALARSRHLVTNTHLPAWFERREGQRVVQTWHGTPVKRIGQDLAGTLCADLAHLWPQPRRGHQWDVLLSPNPYSTPLLRQALGYDGEVVETGLPRTDLLFADDRDKLAEEVRTRLCLPAGKRVVLYAPTQRDDRAYDDRHYRLDLALDLAAAESALAADHVLLVRAHPLVADRVPVNGGGFAHDVSGYPDLAELLLIADVLVTDYSSVMTDFANTGRPMLFLTPDLDHYRDTVRGFYLDFEAQAPGPLLRSTDDLIGALRDLDSVTVRSAESYARFRTAFCPLDDGSAASRVADLLLSDHS
- a CDS encoding class I SAM-dependent methyltransferase gives rise to the protein MSDTSQDRKSTADANYTERLATLEKAGIKRLLPTQAPYRWNLRRLKLGRVLDIGCGLGRNLQNCGPDSVGVDHNPTSVATARERGLTAYTPEELAEAADCGPGSFDSLLCAHVLEHLDEDVASGLLAQYLPFVKPGGSVVLITPQEAGYRTDATHVRFIGFEELRAYAADAGLTTQRTYSFPFPRAAGKVFPYNEFVLVSSAPAA
- a CDS encoding serine/threonine-protein kinase — protein: MPDIASNDSDSGGAPGALGALRPEDPREIAGYRLLARIGEGGLGTVYLSHTPGGQPAALKVIRGEYARDKEFRRRFQRDVRAARDVRGYHVVPIVGHDSAGDRPWLATAYIPGLSLDDALTAFGPLPLPAALQLTGCVAEGLRAVHAGGIVHRDLQPGNVLLSDDGPWLADFGIARAAESSRLTRGRGLITTPQYMSPEHANGDALTPATDVFSLGLLAAVAATGRHPYGDGGPGGPISLATRIANTALRPPDLSGYPDLLRPVLERCLAAEPADRPEPAELAGLCERAAGRPLRDVTGWLPEPLTAEIARRAAAAQRPPEPESMTFGGPAADPSAEPAAGNLFGPVVSTWSNWGTATPDIPPVGGKYRQQTLLAIAGSVVALLLAVTLTFAFVRNGEGDHPPPATPSPAPGTSRCCGTPVSPQGPTPSSTLPGTPG